One segment of Pandoraea pnomenusa DNA contains the following:
- a CDS encoding GNAT family N-acetyltransferase, with protein MRDLPNPTMPLSSLTPTSRRRLPRPQTPVKPNLAVAWARDESELREAQRLRYQVFAEEMGASVKGPAGLDVDEYDQYCDHLIVRDQDSLRVVGTYRVLPPAQAKRLGRLYSEGEFDLSRLDHLRPKMLETGRSCVHPDYRNGAVIMALWSGLAEYMLRNGLETMLGCASVPMADGGHYAASLYRKLQGAAMAPSEYHAVPRIALPVDELQSTLDVEPPALVKGYLRLGARICGAPAWDPDFNTADFLTLFRLSDINPRYARHFLGPELVGKLQQA; from the coding sequence ATGCGCGACCTGCCGAACCCCACCATGCCGCTCTCTTCGTTGACCCCCACGTCGCGGAGGCGTCTTCCTCGCCCTCAAACGCCTGTCAAACCGAATCTGGCCGTGGCTTGGGCACGCGACGAAAGCGAGCTTCGGGAAGCCCAACGCCTGAGATATCAGGTCTTCGCCGAAGAAATGGGCGCCTCGGTCAAAGGCCCGGCCGGTCTGGATGTCGACGAATACGACCAATATTGCGACCACCTGATCGTGCGCGATCAAGACTCGCTCAGGGTCGTTGGCACCTACCGCGTATTGCCCCCGGCACAAGCCAAACGCCTCGGACGTTTGTACTCCGAAGGAGAATTCGACCTCTCCCGGCTCGATCACCTGCGCCCGAAGATGCTCGAAACGGGCCGCTCGTGCGTGCACCCCGACTACCGCAACGGCGCCGTCATCATGGCGCTCTGGAGCGGTCTGGCCGAATACATGCTGCGCAACGGCCTCGAAACGATGCTCGGCTGCGCCAGCGTGCCGATGGCCGACGGCGGGCACTACGCCGCCAGCCTGTACCGCAAGCTGCAAGGCGCCGCCATGGCCCCCTCGGAATATCACGCCGTGCCGCGCATCGCCTTGCCCGTCGACGAGCTGCAATCCACGCTCGACGTCGAGCCGCCCGCGCTCGTCAAGGGTTATCTGCGCCTCGGTGCCCGCATCTGCGGCGCCCCGGCCTGGGACCCCGACTTCAACACCGCCGACTTCCTCACGCTGTTCCGGCTGTCCGACATCAACCCGCGCTACGCGCGCCACTTCCTCGGACCCGAACTCGTCGGCAAGCTCCAGCAAGCCTGA
- a CDS encoding SixA phosphatase family protein encodes MNLILWRHADAENLPATLATSAQADLARELTDRGRKQAEKSAQWLRARLPADALILSSPAVRAVQTAQALTPTPRIVRDLAPGANAMTLLGAIHWPGTAQTVVVVGHQPALGQLAALLLSGQEAYWTIKKSGIWWLASRRREDESQVVVRAVINPDLL; translated from the coding sequence ATGAACCTGATTCTCTGGCGTCACGCCGACGCCGAAAACCTGCCTGCCACGCTGGCCACCAGCGCCCAGGCCGACCTTGCCCGCGAACTGACCGATCGCGGGCGCAAACAGGCCGAAAAATCCGCCCAGTGGCTGCGCGCCCGCCTGCCCGCCGACGCCCTCATCCTCTCCAGCCCCGCCGTGCGCGCCGTGCAAACGGCTCAGGCGCTCACCCCCACCCCGCGGATCGTGCGCGACCTCGCCCCAGGCGCCAACGCCATGACCCTGCTCGGCGCCATCCACTGGCCCGGCACCGCACAGACCGTCGTCGTCGTGGGCCACCAACCCGCCCTCGGACAACTCGCCGCCCTGCTGCTGAGCGGCCAGGAAGCTTACTGGACCATCAAGAAATCGGGCATCTGGTGGCTCGCCTCCCGCCGTCGCGAAGACGAAAGCCAGGTCGTCGTGCGCGCCGTCATCAACCCCGATCTGCTCTGA
- a CDS encoding ShlB/FhaC/HecB family hemolysin secretion/activation protein, which yields MNFASRWSTAQFCRLLPALLSLPLSFEAVAQTSPAPAVDAAASNARQQQLLEQQRQAQERAAAINTPTVRSALPAADGFPALPVESPCFPIERFSLHVPEKLPQRAQAAGASSLSLDPFAFATDWLAHYRGECVGREGIAAITAGLSKAILAKGYVTTRVLVPEQDLTTGELKLMLVPGIIGDIRFSDASQYGTWRTAFPTRPGDLLELRDLEQGLEQMKRLASQDVTMQIVPTQAPGESDVVIDVKRTKRWSVVASVDNSGSRDTGKLQGSLALGIDNPLGLNDILNVGATHDLSFADKRFGSNGWNAFYSIPWGFWTATVAAYANRYNQQIAGVNDTFVTRGQSQNLDFKLSRVLQRSQSNVLSAHVRLSKRFGRSFLEDAEIDQQYRNNTFIEFGISDRHHIGGGQFDSTLAYRQSVSGLGAAPDNAPPGTPTYRFKMAVLDANLSLPLGQLPLRYVTTFHGQFTGDVLHYIDDMSIGSRYTVRGFDGESSLAAEKGFYWRNELQWAPGASGVSLFAGVDYGRVSGPNAQYLAGTQLAGAVIGVRGNTRLPFGFVAGEVFAGTPIHKPASFQTAHTTVGFSLTAQF from the coding sequence ATGAATTTCGCATCACGTTGGTCAACCGCACAGTTTTGTCGCCTGCTTCCAGCTCTGCTCTCGCTTCCGCTGTCATTCGAGGCTGTGGCACAAACGTCGCCTGCGCCGGCCGTCGATGCGGCTGCGTCGAATGCGCGACAACAGCAACTGCTCGAGCAGCAACGTCAGGCACAGGAGCGCGCCGCCGCGATCAATACGCCAACGGTGCGCTCGGCACTCCCCGCTGCAGACGGCTTCCCGGCGCTTCCCGTGGAGTCCCCATGTTTTCCGATCGAGAGGTTTTCGCTGCACGTTCCCGAGAAACTCCCGCAACGTGCGCAAGCCGCTGGTGCGTCATCGCTTTCTCTTGATCCATTTGCGTTCGCAACAGACTGGCTCGCGCACTATCGAGGCGAATGCGTCGGCCGAGAGGGCATTGCAGCGATAACGGCGGGGCTCTCTAAGGCGATTCTGGCCAAAGGCTATGTGACGACACGCGTTCTCGTGCCCGAGCAGGATCTGACGACCGGAGAACTGAAGCTCATGCTCGTTCCCGGCATCATCGGGGACATCCGCTTCTCCGATGCCTCGCAATACGGCACGTGGCGTACGGCATTCCCCACACGCCCGGGCGATCTCCTCGAACTGCGCGACCTCGAGCAGGGGCTTGAGCAGATGAAGCGCCTTGCCAGCCAGGACGTGACGATGCAGATCGTGCCGACGCAAGCCCCGGGCGAGAGTGATGTCGTCATCGACGTCAAGCGAACAAAGCGATGGAGCGTTGTCGCCTCGGTCGACAACTCAGGATCTCGCGATACAGGGAAACTACAGGGCAGCCTCGCCCTCGGCATCGACAATCCCCTGGGTCTGAACGACATCCTGAATGTCGGCGCGACACATGATCTGTCGTTCGCTGACAAGCGCTTCGGATCGAACGGGTGGAATGCTTTCTACTCGATTCCGTGGGGATTCTGGACTGCTACAGTGGCGGCCTACGCCAATCGGTATAACCAGCAAATCGCAGGCGTGAACGACACTTTCGTCACGCGTGGACAGTCGCAGAATCTCGATTTCAAACTGTCGCGAGTCCTTCAGCGCAGCCAGAGCAATGTGCTGAGCGCGCACGTCCGGTTAAGCAAGCGCTTTGGACGCAGCTTCCTCGAGGACGCTGAAATCGATCAGCAGTACCGGAACAACACTTTCATCGAGTTCGGGATTTCGGATCGTCACCACATCGGCGGCGGGCAATTCGACAGCACCCTTGCTTATCGGCAAAGTGTGTCGGGGCTCGGGGCGGCGCCGGATAACGCCCCGCCCGGCACGCCGACGTATCGCTTCAAGATGGCGGTACTTGACGCCAACCTGTCACTGCCGCTCGGTCAATTGCCACTTCGCTACGTCACGACATTTCACGGGCAATTCACCGGCGACGTGCTGCACTACATCGACGATATGAGTATCGGTAGCCGTTATACGGTTCGTGGATTTGACGGTGAATCGTCCCTTGCTGCGGAAAAAGGCTTTTACTGGCGCAACGAATTGCAGTGGGCACCTGGCGCGTCTGGCGTATCGCTCTTCGCCGGGGTGGATTACGGCCGTGTCAGCGGTCCGAACGCGCAATACCTGGCCGGTACACAACTTGCGGGTGCGGTCATTGGCGTACGCGGCAATACCAGGCTCCCATTCGGCTTTGTCGCTGGTGAAGTCTTTGCCGGCACGCCAATCCATAAGCCAGCGTCCTTTCAGACAGCACACACCACAGTCGGATTCTCGCTTACCGCGCAGTTCTGA